TCCGCTCCGCCGGGATCACGGAGGTCCTCGGCCTCGATCCGATGCTGCCGGACGAGGAGTTGGCCCACACACTGGAGCGGGACCTGGTCCTCTTCCGCGAGACGAAGGAGTTCATTGACCAGCACCTACGGATGGCGGCGAGCTTCCTGTCAGCCCTGGGCGCCGTGGGGCCGGGGCACGAGTGGGCGATCCCCGTCATGTTTCTCCCGCTGATCGAGGGGCTGAAACGGTACCAGCAGCGCCACAAGGTACCCCTCGACACTACCTATTTTACCCAGCACGTGGAGGCGGACGAGAAGCATGGCGAACTGCTGCGGAACGCCCTGGTGCTTAACGCGCGGTCGAAGGGTGATCAAGAAAGGATCCGCATGGCTGCCGAGAGGTCGCTGGCTCTCCGAGCCAGATTTTGGGAGGCGCTGTACGATCGCGTGCTGAGCTCAGAGCGCCCGGAAATCGGCCGACGTTGAAGGTGGTCTTAGGGAGGTGGAGACCGAACGCGTTCGCGATGAGATCCGCGCAAACAAGCATGGCTGCGAAGTTGGACATACTGAGCGCGGGGCTCGGGTCGCTTACGAAAATCACGAAACCAGCTCGGGTTTGTCTCTGCCTGTACGCCCGCTCGTCGGCGGCGGGCCATTGTGCGACCTGTTCTACGGAGTGTCAGCTGAGGATTTCGACGCTGTCGGCTTTGGGACCGACATAGCGGAGGGCGTTTCAGCGTTCCTTGAGAAGAGGCCCGCTGAATTCAAGGGCCGCTAGTTGCTGCGAGCGATCAGCTGCGTCAGCGCCCGGCGGGCCGGTGGATAGTTGGGCTCAATCTCCAGGGCTG
Above is a window of Candidatus Methylomirabilota bacterium DNA encoding:
- a CDS encoding iron-containing redox enzyme family protein, whose translation is MRPLDSPARDDANKDDATSLLPLKPERFVEVLAAVVFGDPAKGVPPSPALRNRFLVAFAQGEFTRTQLIAYGIQHYQLVNNFTRYLEHALVCAPTRSVDDWRVKSFIAENLYEEYGEAVRGEDHPSLYRRFLRSAGITEVLGLDPMLPDEELAHTLERDLVLFRETKEFIDQHLRMAASFLSALGAVGPGHEWAIPVMFLPLIEGLKRYQQRHKVPLDTTYFTQHVEADEKHGELLRNALVLNARSKGDQERIRMAAERSLALRARFWEALYDRVLSSERPEIGRR